The stretch of DNA AATAAAACCAGACAGGTCGCACTTGACGACACCGATCTCGCCATCCTCGCCTTGCTGCAGGAAGACGCGAGTATTTCCAACGCCGAACTCAGCGAGCGCCTGTCACTGAGCCTCACCCCATGCTGGCGACGGCGCAAGCGGCTGGAGGAAGAAGGCGTGATCAAGGACTACCAGGCCAACCTCGATCGCAAGATGCTGGGCCTGGAAATCATGGCGTTTGTGCATGTGCGGTTTGCCGTGCATTCCGACCATACGCCAGAGGACTTTGAGGCCGTGATCAAGGAACTGCCGCAGGTGCAGTCCTGCCACAAGATCACCGGGGATGCGGATTATCTGCTGCAGGTGCTGGCGGAGGATCTGGATGCCTACAGCGATTTTGTAGAGAGCGTGTTGCGGCGGCAATTGGGGATTGCGTCGATTCAGTCGAGCCTGGCGTTGCGGGAGGTGAAGGCGACAAGTCGGGTGGCCATTCCGGGGCGGGTGGGGAAGTGATCCGATGCAAATACCATTGTGGCAAGGGAGCTTGCTCCCGTTGGACTGCGTAGCGGTCCTGTCGTTGGAGGCGCTTCGCACCCCAGCGGGAGCAAGCTCCCTCGCCACAGGCTGTGTGTTGTCCGAAGATATCTGACGGCTAGTGCAGTGACTGCTGCAGAAACTCACTGATCAAGCTGAGTACCTGCTGCTGGATCTGCGGCTTGGGACGAGCACCCTTGGCATCCAGGCAAATGAAGCCTTCGCCGGGGTCGCTCTGTTCAATCCGCTCCACCGCGCCCGGCTTGCAGATGGGCAGGAAGCTGAAGTGCGTGGCGTCGCTGATTTCCACGTAGCGCGAAGTCTTCTGCGGCAGGCGCTTGGCCAAGTCGGCCGACTCGAGTGCGGCGGGCAATTCCGGCGACGGTGTGCCCGCCGCAATCACCAGCGTGGGGCGGTTCAGCGCCGCGAGGCTGGCATCGCTGAAGCCGCGGGCGAAGCCCAGGTCCAGGGAAACAATGGCCGCCACGCGCGGGTCGCTCAAGTCACCGGCCAGTCGCTGCCTCGCCTGCTCGGTACGACCAACCTCAAGTTGTTCGTAGGCCTTGCAAGGGGCAATTTCCGGATGCAACTTGCAGTCCTCGGTAAAGCGCTGCGGATCAAAGCGGGCACCGCCGACTTCGAGTGCGGTCCAGCCACCGAGGGAGTGCCCGACGACGGCGATCTTGCGTTGGGCCACCGCGCCGAAGCGTTTCGGCTGGGCAATCACGGCATCAATCACCCGATGGATATCGAGGGGCCGTTTCCACAGCTCGGAAGC from Pseudomonas sp. NC02 encodes:
- a CDS encoding Lrp/AsnC family transcriptional regulator gives rise to the protein MKKNKTRQVALDDTDLAILALLQEDASISNAELSERLSLSLTPCWRRRKRLEEEGVIKDYQANLDRKMLGLEIMAFVHVRFAVHSDHTPEDFEAVIKELPQVQSCHKITGDADYLLQVLAEDLDAYSDFVESVLRRQLGIASIQSSLALREVKATSRVAIPGRVGK
- a CDS encoding alpha/beta fold hydrolase, encoding MKTLCAALLLTVVTGLAQANEVRIGFQEIVIPDAEHGRPLQVAVWYPTDATGTPQLIADNPVFYGAPALKDAAPAAGEHPLVVISHGIFGNWINQSWLASALAGQGYIVASPNHPGTTSKDRTQPAASELWKRPLDIHRVIDAVIAQPKRFGAVAQRKIAVVGHSLGGWTALEVGGARFDPQRFTEDCKLHPEIAPCKAYEQLEVGRTEQARQRLAGDLSDPRVAAIVSLDLGFARGFSDASLAALNRPTLVIAAGTPSPELPAALESADLAKRLPQKTSRYVEISDATHFSFLPICKPGAVERIEQSDPGEGFICLDAKGARPKPQIQQQVLSLISEFLQQSLH